GGGCGTCCGACACGATACCGACCGCGTTCGGATAGACCCGGCCGATCTCGCCGGGGTCGATATCGATATGGATCAGCTTCTGCTTTCCGTCGAAGTCGAAGAAGCTCCAGCCGGCGGTGTTCAGGTCGTTGAAATGCGTGCCGACCCCGATCACGACATCGGCATGGGTCGCCGCGTTGACCGCGTGGCCGGTGCCGGACCGGTTGCAGACGCCGAGGCTGAGCGGATGATCCTCCGGGATGCTGCCCTTGCCGCCGAAGGTCGTCGCGACCGGAATTTGCGCCGTCTCGGCGAAAGTGCGCAGGGCGTCCCAGGCGCGCGCATTATGGACGCCGGTCGAAAGGTAGACGATCGGCCGTTCCGCCTGCGCGATCAGATCGACCGCCCGGGCGACCGCCTGCGGATCGGGCCCCGGCGCCGCCATTTCGATCCATGCACGCGGCTCGGCCGGCAACTCGATGTCGATTTCCGTGTTCTGGACATCGAGCGGCAGATAGACGACCACCGGGCCGGGCCGCCCGGTGATGGCGGTCTTGTACGCCCGCATGACGCTCGACAGCGCGGTATCCGGCCGGATCGTCATGACCGCATGTTTGGCGATATTCTTGAATATCTGGATGAATTCGTCCTCGCCGTTGCGGTAGACCTCCTGTATCCCGCCGCGCCCGAACCACTTGGTCGCCCCGCCGGCCATCAGGCACAGCATCGGCGTCGAATCGAAAAACGCCTCGGCGATCGCCGGAATGGTGTTGAAATTGCCCGGCCCGACCGTCGTGCAGGTCACGGGGATCGGCAGCGTGCGCCGCATCCGCCAGTCGGTATCGGCCATATGCACGGCGTGAACCTCGTGGCGCGTGCGGATGCCCCTGATTTCGGCATCGTATTCCAGCGCGTCGAGCAGCCCCCAGTTGGCGTGCCCGTTATAGAAGTAGTAGCGCTCGGTCCCGACCGACTTCAGGAAGCGGGCAATGGCCTGCGCGGCCGTCATCTTCGCCATTGTCGGTTCCTTTCTCAGGCGTCGTCGGCAAGCCGGCGGATCGCGGCCGGGGGCGTGCCGCCGTACAGCACCTTGAGCGTGCCGGTGCCGTTGTTGAATATCCGGTGTTCGGCGGCACCGACCGGCATGTAGATCGCGTCCCCGGCCGAGACCGGGACTTCGTGCCCGGCGCCGTCGGCCTCCCGCCACTGCATCAGCGCATTCCCCTCGACGACGAAATAGAATTCCTCGAAATCTTCGGCGTAGGTCAGCTCAAGGTTCCCGATCCGCTCGACGCCGTGCCGGTGGAACACATGCGGCGCCTCGCCGGGCCCGACCTCGGCGATACCGACGAACAGTTTCTGCGATCCGACGGTCTGCGGATAGATCAACCGCTTGATACTGCCTTCGCCGTGGAGGGGATGGACCTCCGCCTCCCGGCCCCGAACGATTCTCGGCTCTTCCATCGTCGCCTCCAGCCTATGCCCGCGACGAGGTCCGGGCAATTGACCAATATGTTATCATTACTTTAACATTAAGACCGGCGGACGTAACAAGCGTGTTTCTCGACTTCGCCTCGGCATCGGCCCGTAACCGGAGAACACGGTCCATGACCCCGACATGGCCCGACAGGCTGTTCATCGACAACGAATGGTGTGTGCCGGCATCCGGCAAATGGATGCCTGTCGTCGATCCGGCCAGCGAGGAAGAGATCGGCAGGGTCCCGCGCGCGGACGCCGACGATGTCGACCGGGCCGCGCGGTCGGCCGCGCGGGCCTTCGAAGACGGCTGGGGCCGGACGGCGCCGGAGGAACGCGGCGCGCTGCTCAACCGGATCGCCGATCTGATCGACGCCCGGAAGGATGAGATCGCCCTTGCCGAGACCCGCGACATGGGCAAGCCGCTGCGCGAATCCTACGGCAACGTCGCGCGCTCGTCGCGCACCTTCCGCTTCTACGCCGGCGCGGTCGACAAGCTGGCGGGCGAAGCGCCGCCGGTCGGCCCCGACGGCTTCAACTTCACCCTGCACGAACCGCTCGGCGTCACCGCGCACATCACGCCCTGGAACTATCCCTTCGCCAACGCCTGCCGCTCGGTGCCGCCCGCGCTCGCCGCCGGCTGTACCGCCGTGGTGAAGCCGGCCTCGCAGACCAGCGTAACGACGCTGATGCTCGGCGAGATCTGCCGCGAGGCGGGCCTGCCGGCGGGCGTCGTGAACGTCGTGACCGGCAGCGGCGGCGAAGCCGGCGCGGCGCTGGCGCGGCATCCGCTCGTCCGAGGCATCGCCTTTACCGGCTCGATCGACACCGGACGCCGGATCATGGGCTACGCGGCCGAGGGCATCAGGCCGGTCGTGCTCGAACTGGGCGGCAAGAACCCCCAGATCGTGTTCGCCGACTGCGATACGGAGAAGGCCATCGCCCAGACGATGCGCGGCGCGTTCACCAATGCCGGCCAGGTCTGCACGTCCGTGTCCCGCGTCCTGGTCGAGCGGTCCCTGCACGATGCCTATGTCGAGGCGCTGGCCGAGAAGACCGCGGCACTCACGGTCGCGCCCGGTCTGGACAATCCCGATCTCGGACCGCTGGTCAGCGCCGGCCATCTGGAACAGACCGCCGGCTTCGTCGGCGCCGGAGAGCGGGAGGGCGCGCGGCTGCTGACCGGCGGCCGGCGGCCCGAGGGGCTGGACCGCGGCTATTTCATCCGGCCCGCCCTGTTCGACCGGGTCGACCCGGCGTCCACGCTGGCGCGCGAGGAGATATTCGGCCCGGTGCTCGCCGTCATTCCGTTCGACACGGAGGCCGAGGCCGTGGCCATCGCCAACGGCCTCGAATTCGGGCTGACGTCCGGCGTGTTCACCCGCGACATCGACCGGGCGATGCGCGTGGCGCGCGACCTGAAGGCCGGCATGGTCTGGGTCAACGAATGGTTCCAGAGCCCGGTCCAGGTGCCCCATGGCGGCGTCAAGATGAGCGGCATCGGCCGGGAGCAGGGCATGGTCGCCCTGGCCAACTACACCCAGGTCAAGGACATCGCCATCCGGATCGGCGCCTGAGTGAAGGCCGGCGTCAGTAGCCGCAGGAATCGCTCAAGCGGCGCCATTCAACAGACGGGGCCAAATTGCCCCTTATCCGCAACCCGGCTCCTGCTCTATCACCGGCGTATGAACGGATGCGGGAGACGCCGGTGACGGTTGCAGCGGAAGAGGGCTGGTACGAGACCGGCCGCGGGGTGGTGGTGCCCTGGAAGTGCGATCATTTCGGCCACATGAACGTGCGCTTCTACGCCGAGGCATTCGACGATGCGAGTTTCCACATATGGTCGGCGATCGGCGTCCCGATCCTCGAGATGGAGGAGAAGCTGGGCCTGATCGGCGTCGTGGCGTCGCTCAAGATCGATTTCCTGCAGGAGATGCGGGTCGGCCAGCTCTGGGTCGTCGAAAGCGCCATCGTCCGCGTCGGCACGAAAAGCTTTACCTACCGCGAGCGGATGCGCGACACCCACAGCGGCGTCGTCCATGCCACCGCCGACCTGGTCGAGGTGCTCTTCGACAAGGTCGAGCGCAAGGCCGCGCCGATCCCCGGTTACGTCCGCGACCTGCTGGAGGCGAAGCTGATCGCGGGCGACCCCCGATGACTCCTGTCTGGATCGAGCGGATTGGACGGATCGCGACCGTCACCCTGGACCGCGGCCGGCAGGGCCGTCTTGCGGCCCCGGGGACGGTCCGCTACAGCAGTCCGGTTTGCGGACCGGACGGGGGACGAAGCCATGGAATCGCTGCTGGCGTCGGCGCGGGACTGCGCCGCCATCCTGAAGGACAACGGCTGGACGGTCGCGGTTTCGGAATCGTCGTCGGGCGGGCTGGTGTCGGCAGCCCTGCTCGCGGTGCCGGGCGCTTCGGCGTATTTCCGGGGCGGCGGCGTCATCTATACCCGCGACGCGCGGCGCGAACTGCTGCAACTGGCCGATGCGGAGGTCCGGGTGCGCGGCGCGACCGAAGCCTACGCCCTGATCGCGGCGGCGCAGATCCGCAGGCAGCTCGGCGCAACCTTCGGTCTCGCCGAATCCGGTGCGGCCGGGCCGGCGGACAGCCCCTACGGCCCGGCGGCGGTGATCCATTCGTTTTTTGTGCGCCTCGATGCCCCAGGACCGAGGCGAGCAATTTTGCGGCTGCGTGGGCGCGAACGCATCAACGAATCACAAATCCCCCAGGTGCGGCCGCAGACGCCTGGCGAGATTGGTCTTGGCCCGGTGCAGCAGGGACTCCACCGCGGAGGGCGTGCAGTCCATGGTTTCGGCGATGGCCTTGTAGGACATGCGCTCGAAATGGGAGAGGATCAGGGCCGTTCGCTGCCGTTCGGGTAGCGCGTCGATGGCTTTCCCGACGATGCGCTCCCGGTCCGTCTGCTGAAGTACGTCCTCGACACCGCCGCTCCGGTTCACGGTCGATGTCGTCTCGTCGACGCCCTCGTTCCAGAAGTCCAGGGCCAGCCACTGCAGCCGGCGTTTTCGGCGCCGGACGTTGAGGCACTGGTTCACCGCGATACGGTAAAGCCACGTGCCCGGGTCGGCGTCGCCCCGGAACCGGTCGTAAGCCTGCATGGCCCGTACGAAGACGTCCTGGGTGATGTCCTCCGCCTCCTGCGGGTGTCCCATGAGCCGGAAGCAGGTCTGGTAGATGCGTCCGTGCCACGCGTCGAAAAGCCTGCGAAAGACCTCCTGACGGTCATCCGGCGCATCATCCCGTCCCGGTCCGGATCGATGGTTTTCGGCCACGGTCAACGGCACCTTTCAGTCAATGCGGCGGATCGGGCATGACGCGGGCGCCGCCAACGAAAACACCGGTTGCGTTTTTATGGAACGGCTATAGGGAACCGCGAGCCATCTTCCCTTGCGCACGGTCCAAACGACCGCTATAATAAGACCGGCCGACTTCACTGGCCGACATACAATATGAATAGTACAACGTCGAACCCGGTTCCACCCAGAATATACCGCTGACGCGCCGAATTCTTGTCTATATGTTGACGCGTCCTGACGCGGACGACCCGCCAGACCCTGCAAAAAGCGATAGGGAGGTTGTAATGTCACCCATTTCCGACGAACAGATGGCCTTCTTCGAAGACCAGGGTTACTTGATGGTGCGGGGCCTGCTGGACCAGGAAGAAGTGCTCGATCCCGTGATCGAGGAATACGGGACCGTGCTCGATCGGCTCGCAGACGAACTGTACCTGTCAGGAAAAATCGAATCCAGGTACGAAGACCTGCCTTTCGGCGAACGCATCACGAAAGTCTGGGGGGAAAGCGGCTCAGTCCACGCGCAGTATTTTGATTTTACCCTGCCCCAGGGCAATATCAAGGAAGATACACCCTTTTGGTGCGGTCCGGCGGTGTTCGACGTCCTGACCAACCCGGGGCTGCTCGATGCCGTGGAGTGCTTCATTGGTCCGGAGATCTACTCCAACCCGGTCCAGCACGTGCGCATCAAGCTTCCCGAGCACCTGACGCCGATCAACCCCAACACGGGGCGCATTCAACTCGGCATCTCGCCGTGGCACCAGGACAACGGCGTCGTCACGAAAGAGGCCGACGACACCGACATGCTGACGGTATGGTTCTCGTTGAAAGAGGCGACCGTCGACCAGGGATGCCTGGCCGTCATCCCCGAAAGCCACCGCGACGGGCTGCTTCACCACTGCCCCGATATCTGGGGCCTCGAAATCCCTGAGAAGGTGAAGGACCGGTCCACCGCCGTTCCCCAGCCGACAAAGCCCGGCGACGTCCTGTTCCTGCACAAGCATACCTGCCACTCGTCGCTGCCCAACAAGAGCAACGAGATCCGGTGGAGCTACGACCTGCGCTACAACCCCATCGGCCAGGCATCGGGACGGGGCGCCTTTCCCGGATTCGTGGCCCGCAGCAAGGCCAACCCGGAGCGAATCCTGACTGATCCCGTGGCGTGGGACCAGATGTGGGTGGATGCCAGGGACGCCCTCGCCGGCCTGCCCAACCCGTCCTTCAACCGGTGGAGCAAGGACCACGAGCTCTGCGCGTAGGAGCAGCGCGGCCGGTTACTCGAACCGCGCGCCCGCCTTCTCGGCCGTTTCCACCAGGAACCGCCTCACCTCATCCACCTGCCCGTAGTCGGTAAGGTGCTCCACGACGATGCACGTCCACTCCGGCAGAGATGCCGCGCGGCGCAACAGGCGCTCGTAGTCCAGCACGCCCTGGCCGGCGGACCGTTCCTCGAGGTGTACGATGAGGGGCACGTCCCGGGCCGCCGTGTCCTTGGCATGGACGTTCACGATGCGGCTTCCCAGGCGGTCGAAGGCGTCGTCCACGAACGCGCCGGAATCGTACATGTTGAGTGGATCGAGGATGTTTGCGGGATCGAAGTTGACCCCGATGCCGGTGTGGCCGACTTCCGTGACGAGTGCTTCCGCGCGGGCCACAGTCGACAGGATCGTCATCAGCGACATCTCCGGCGCGATGGTTACGCCGTGGTCCCCGGCGAAGGGCGCGACCTCCTTCAACGCCGCTACGAGCCGCGCCAGCGCTTCTTCGCCGTGGTTCTGCGGGTGGGGATACCGGGCGTTCGCCGGGTGCATGCCGCCGGCTTCCGTGAGGAGCACCCGGCAACCGAGGGCCGCGGCCAGGGGTACGCGGTTGCGCAGGTCCTGGAGATGAGTCGCGGATTCACCCCGGTCCGGTCGGACGAGGGGCGTCTCCACGCTCCAGACCTGGCCGATGGAGACGCCTTCCCCATCGAGAACCTCGCGGACCGCACGGCAGGTATTCACATCGACCGGCAAGACCGGTTCCAGGTCCACGCCCACGACGGAGAAACCCAGCTCCCTGACCCAGCTTGCGGTCCCCTTCGTGATCCGGTCGAGGGGCGGGACGAAACTATCCAGGCAAAGTCTCATGAAGGATGTAAAATGGTTAAATAACTCTTGTTTTTTAAGTCAGTTACGCGAACGACCGGGCACGGGTTCGCGAAGGAATTGACACTTTCGCGTGTAATTTGATAATATATGTATATTGTATGCGTGCAATTATAATACACGCCCTGTGCGTCTCCGGTGACCCCTGGGGTGTCCACTGATGCCCGTGCCTGACGGAAGGACTCCAGGCGCGTTCCCCCATGCGTTCGCGAGAAGGCGCGCGCATGACACAAAGTTCGCCATGGCGCAAACAAGGAAAGTATGCCGTTGAGCAGCAAGAACTTCTTCGATCGTGTCGCCCCGGACTGGGACGAAATGCGCGAAGGATTTTACTCCGACGACGTCCGGGTGAGCGCCCTGGCGGCGGCCGAGGTCGAAACGGGCAAAGTCGCCGCCGACATCGGCGCCGGCACGGGCTTTATCTCGCAGGGCCTGATCGAGGAAGGGCTGCGGGTGATCGCCGTCGACCAGTCCGAAGTCATCCTGAATGAAATGAGGACGAAATTCGCCCGGTACCCGGCGATCGACTACCGCATCGGCAACGCCGAAGACATTCCCATTCCCGGTGAAACGGTCGACTACGCCTTCGCCAACATGTGTCTCCATCACGTTGAATCGCCACCGGACGCCATCCGGGAGATGGCAAGAATCCTGAAACCGGACGGTAAACTGGTGATCACGGATGCGGACGAGCACGAATTCGAGTTTCTGCGCGAAGAGCACCACGACCGCTGGCTGGGATTCAAGCGAACCGATATAAGGACCTGGTTCGAGGCGGCGGGACTGCGGGACGTCCGCGTGGGCGACGCCGGCACCTCCTGTGAAGTGCAGTCGACCTGCTGCGACGATTTCGCCCGCATCGGGATCTTCCTGGCCTCGGGGCAGAAACCCGCGGCGTAATCGTCGTCGCGGGGGCGTAACCGTCGTTACGGCGTAACCGTCGTCGCGGGGGTGGAACCGTCGCCAAAGGCGTAACCGTCGTTACGGCGGAACCGTCGCCACACATCGTCAACGGTTTGACCGGACAGTTTAATTTCATGCATCCCGACACCGAACACATATCTGTCGCCATCTGTCCCGACCACAAGGCGCTCTCCCGGACCGTCGCCAGGGAGATCGTCGCTTACGCGCAGGCGCGCGCCAAGGCGGGGAAGACGGCCGTGCTGGGTCTCTGCACGGGTTCCACGCCCATCGACGTATACGGGGAACTGATCGCGCTGCACCGCGGCGGCATCAGTTTCGAGAACATCGTCACCTTCAACCTCGACGAGTACTACCCCATGTCGCGGCAGTCGGCCCAGAGCTATCACCGCTACATGCACGAGTATCTCTTCGACCACGTCGACATACCCGCGGACCAGGTCCACATCCCCCTGGGCGACCTGGCCCCGGAGGAGATCGAGGATCACTGCGCGTGGTACGAGGAACGGATCCGGTCCGTGGGCGGCATCGGCATCCAGCTCCTGGGCATCGGGCGCACCGGCCACATCGGATTCAACGAACCGGGCTCCCTTCCGAACACCCGCACCCGGCTGATCCGGCTGGACGAGAGCACGCGCAAGGACGCCGCTTCCGATTTCTTCGGCGAGGACAACGTGCCCATCGAGGCGGTGACCATGGGCGTGGGGACCATCCTCGACGCGGAACGCATCATCCTCATGGCCACGGGCGAGCACAAGGCGCCCATCATCCGCCAGGCGGTGGAGGGCGAGGTCAGCCCCCTCGTGGCGGCCAGCTACCTCCAGAACCACCCGAACGCGACGGTCTTCATCGATCCGCCCGCGTCCAGCGAGCTGACCCGGGTCAAGCGTCCCTGGCTGAACAACCATGCGGTGGATTGGACCGACCAGCTCTCGCAACGGGCCGTGCTCTGGCTGTGCGAGCAGGTGGAAAAGCCGGTTTTGCACCTGCAGCGAAGGGACTACAACGCCTGCGACCTCTACTCCCTGGTCGATACCGTCCCTTCGGTCGACGAGCTCAACCGAAAGACCTTCGACGCGGTCCGCGCCAAGATCTACGGCCGGGAGGACTTCTTCTCCAACAAGCGGTGCATCTGCTTCTCGCCCCACCCGGACGACGACGTCATCTCCATGGGCGGCACGCTGTACCGTTTGTCCGGCGCCGGGAACGACATCACCATCGCCTACATGACCAGCGGCAACATCGCCGTCTTCGACGAGGACGTGAAACGGCTTATCGATTTCATCGGCCTGACCTTCCGGGACCTGGGTTGCGCCCACGCGAAGTTCGACGGCATCGTGGACAAGGTGCGGTCCTTCATCGAGACGAAGCAGGCCGGCCAGGTGGACATCCCCGAAGTCCAGGTCATAAAGACCAACATCCGCCGGTCCGAAGCCATCGCGGCGGCTTCGACGCTCGACATCCCGCCGGAAAAGACCCGGTTCCTGGACCTGCCCTTCTACAAGACCGGCCAGGTGAAGAAGCACCCCATCGGCGAAGAGGACGTGGGGATCGTCCTCGATCTGCTCAACGACATCCGTCCCGAAGTCGTCTTCGTCGCCGGAGACCTGTCCGATCCCCACGGCACCCACCGCATGTGCAAGGAGGTCATCGATCGAGCCCTCGCCGTCTACGACCGGACGGACCCGGACGTGTGGCTCTACCGGGGCGCATGGCAGGAGTGGGAAGTGGACGAGGCGGATGTGTTCATCCCCCTGTCTTATGAAGACCTCCAGCGCAAGATCCAGGCCATCTTCCGGCACGAATCCCAGAAGGACACCGCCATGTTCCCCGGCGCGTACGACGACCGGGAATTCTGGGAGCGGGTGCAGGACCGCAACACCCACACGGCCCGGCGTCTCGACAAGCTGGGCTTCCCCCAGTACTACGCCATGGAAGCCTTCGTACTCGAGCGCGGTGGGCGTTGACGAACACGGCGGTGGGAGCGAGTTGTTCTCCGTGCGTCTCGCCGGTCGCAGTCTCTCGCCGGGTGCCTTGAAAAGCAGTTGCTCTCCCGAACTTCATTCCATTATATTGGCCTGCTTGCTTGACGGCGCCGGACCGGAGTCGAAGGTGGCTACCGACCCGGCGCGGTGTCATAGGGAAGGCGTAAAAAGGAAATCGATTCATCGACCGGGATTCCGGGACCAGCGGAGGCACATGTGCGCATAGCGGTATTCGGTACGGGAGGCGTAGGCGGTTATTACGGCGGACGGCTTGCCGAGGCGGGGGAAGAGGTCGTATTCATCGCGCGCGGCGAGCACCTGGAAGCCCTTCAGCGGGACGGTCTCCGCGTGGAAAGCACCAAGGGCGACTTTACGCTGCCTTCCATCGAGGCCATCGGCGATTCCAGGCAGGCCGGCGACGTGGACGTCGTCATGCTCTGCGTCAAGTGCTGGCAGGTACCCGACGCCCTCGACGGACTCCGGCCCCTGCTCGGACCGGATACCTGCATCCTGCCCATGGAGAACGGGGTGGAGACCCCGGAGCAACTCGCCAGGGAATTCGGCTGGCGTCACGTACTCGGCGGCGTATGCGGGATCGTCTCGTTCATCGCCGAACCGGGTCTCATCCGGCACGTCGCCTACGAGCCCTTCGTCAATTTCGGCGAATGGGACAACCGGTCCAGCGAACGGGTCGACCGGCTCCGCCGGGCCTTCGAAGGCGCCAGGGGACTCATCGTGGACACGCCGGCGGACATTCAGGCCGCCATGTGGCGCAAGTACATCCTCATCGCCTCATGGAGCGGAATCGGCGGCGTGACCCGCGCGCCGATCGGCGTCGTCCGCAGCCAGCCCGGGACGCGGCGGCTTCTCGAAACGGCCATGGAGGAAATCCACCAGGTGGCCACCGCCCTGGGCGTCAGCCTACCTGAAGACATCGTGGCCCAGACCCTGGCCACCCTGGACAGCGTGGAATACGGCGGT
This DNA window, taken from Gemmatimonadota bacterium, encodes the following:
- a CDS encoding cupin domain-containing protein, which translates into the protein MEEPRIVRGREAEVHPLHGEGSIKRLIYPQTVGSQKLFVGIAEVGPGEAPHVFHRHGVERIGNLELTYAEDFEEFYFVVEGNALMQWREADGAGHEVPVSAGDAIYMPVGAAEHRIFNNGTGTLKVLYGGTPPAAIRRLADDA
- the nagB gene encoding glucosamine-6-phosphate deaminase; the protein is MHPDTEHISVAICPDHKALSRTVAREIVAYAQARAKAGKTAVLGLCTGSTPIDVYGELIALHRGGISFENIVTFNLDEYYPMSRQSAQSYHRYMHEYLFDHVDIPADQVHIPLGDLAPEEIEDHCAWYEERIRSVGGIGIQLLGIGRTGHIGFNEPGSLPNTRTRLIRLDESTRKDAASDFFGEDNVPIEAVTMGVGTILDAERIILMATGEHKAPIIRQAVEGEVSPLVAASYLQNHPNATVFIDPPASSELTRVKRPWLNNHAVDWTDQLSQRAVLWLCEQVEKPVLHLQRRDYNACDLYSLVDTVPSVDELNRKTFDAVRAKIYGREDFFSNKRCICFSPHPDDDVISMGGTLYRLSGAGNDITIAYMTSGNIAVFDEDVKRLIDFIGLTFRDLGCAHAKFDGIVDKVRSFIETKQAGQVDIPEVQVIKTNIRRSEAIAAASTLDIPPEKTRFLDLPFYKTGQVKKHPIGEEDVGIVLDLLNDIRPEVVFVAGDLSDPHGTHRMCKEVIDRALAVYDRTDPDVWLYRGAWQEWEVDEADVFIPLSYEDLQRKIQAIFRHESQKDTAMFPGAYDDREFWERVQDRNTHTARRLDKLGFPQYYAMEAFVLERGGR
- a CDS encoding thioesterase family protein, yielding MTVAAEEGWYETGRGVVVPWKCDHFGHMNVRFYAEAFDDASFHIWSAIGVPILEMEEKLGLIGVVASLKIDFLQEMRVGQLWVVESAIVRVGTKSFTYRERMRDTHSGVVHATADLVEVLFDKVERKAAPIPGYVRDLLEAKLIAGDPR
- a CDS encoding phytanoyl-CoA dioxygenase family protein, producing MSPISDEQMAFFEDQGYLMVRGLLDQEEVLDPVIEEYGTVLDRLADELYLSGKIESRYEDLPFGERITKVWGESGSVHAQYFDFTLPQGNIKEDTPFWCGPAVFDVLTNPGLLDAVECFIGPEIYSNPVQHVRIKLPEHLTPINPNTGRIQLGISPWHQDNGVVTKEADDTDMLTVWFSLKEATVDQGCLAVIPESHRDGLLHHCPDIWGLEIPEKVKDRSTAVPQPTKPGDVLFLHKHTCHSSLPNKSNEIRWSYDLRYNPIGQASGRGAFPGFVARSKANPERILTDPVAWDQMWVDARDALAGLPNPSFNRWSKDHELCA
- a CDS encoding sugar phosphate isomerase/epimerase, whose amino-acid sequence is MRLCLDSFVPPLDRITKGTASWVRELGFSVVGVDLEPVLPVDVNTCRAVREVLDGEGVSIGQVWSVETPLVRPDRGESATHLQDLRNRVPLAAALGCRVLLTEAGGMHPANARYPHPQNHGEEALARLVAALKEVAPFAGDHGVTIAPEMSLMTILSTVARAEALVTEVGHTGIGVNFDPANILDPLNMYDSGAFVDDAFDRLGSRIVNVHAKDTAARDVPLIVHLEERSAGQGVLDYERLLRRAASLPEWTCIVVEHLTDYGQVDEVRRFLVETAEKAGARFE
- a CDS encoding class I SAM-dependent methyltransferase, whose translation is MSSKNFFDRVAPDWDEMREGFYSDDVRVSALAAAEVETGKVAADIGAGTGFISQGLIEEGLRVIAVDQSEVILNEMRTKFARYPAIDYRIGNAEDIPIPGETVDYAFANMCLHHVESPPDAIREMARILKPDGKLVITDADEHEFEFLREEHHDRWLGFKRTDIRTWFEAAGLRDVRVGDAGTSCEVQSTCCDDFARIGIFLASGQKPAA
- a CDS encoding thiamine pyrophosphate-binding protein, which produces MAKMTAAQAIARFLKSVGTERYYFYNGHANWGLLDALEYDAEIRGIRTRHEVHAVHMADTDWRMRRTLPIPVTCTTVGPGNFNTIPAIAEAFFDSTPMLCLMAGGATKWFGRGGIQEVYRNGEDEFIQIFKNIAKHAVMTIRPDTALSSVMRAYKTAITGRPGPVVVYLPLDVQNTEIDIELPAEPRAWIEMAAPGPDPQAVARAVDLIAQAERPIVYLSTGVHNARAWDALRTFAETAQIPVATTFGGKGSIPEDHPLSLGVCNRSGTGHAVNAATHADVVIGVGTHFNDLNTAGWSFFDFDGKQKLIHIDIDPGEIGRVYPNAVGIVSDARLGLEALTGRWKAQGLEAPDRQAWLDRIAGWRRDWLAEIEPAVTSDRAPLHYARLVKDASDAINAFDPQTSIVCDTGFVMNYLPAFYTLKHPYFSTNNQQFGQMGFGPPGVVGAGLARPDHPVVVFCGDQSFIHTGLSL
- a CDS encoding 2-dehydropantoate 2-reductase — encoded protein: MRIAVFGTGGVGGYYGGRLAEAGEEVVFIARGEHLEALQRDGLRVESTKGDFTLPSIEAIGDSRQAGDVDVVMLCVKCWQVPDALDGLRPLLGPDTCILPMENGVETPEQLAREFGWRHVLGGVCGIVSFIAEPGLIRHVAYEPFVNFGEWDNRSSERVDRLRRAFEGARGLIVDTPADIQAAMWRKYILIASWSGIGGVTRAPIGVVRSQPGTRRLLETAMEEIHQVATALGVSLPEDIVAQTLATLDSVEYGGTASMQRDIMEERFSELEAQTGALVRMGREAGVPTPVNEFIYHALRPMELRTREQVSFEAP
- a CDS encoding sigma-70 family RNA polymerase sigma factor is translated as MAENHRSGPGRDDAPDDRQEVFRRLFDAWHGRIYQTCFRLMGHPQEAEDITQDVFVRAMQAYDRFRGDADPGTWLYRIAVNQCLNVRRRKRRLQWLALDFWNEGVDETTSTVNRSGGVEDVLQQTDRERIVGKAIDALPERQRTALILSHFERMSYKAIAETMDCTPSAVESLLHRAKTNLARRLRPHLGDL
- a CDS encoding aldehyde dehydrogenase family protein, with protein sequence MTPTWPDRLFIDNEWCVPASGKWMPVVDPASEEEIGRVPRADADDVDRAARSAARAFEDGWGRTAPEERGALLNRIADLIDARKDEIALAETRDMGKPLRESYGNVARSSRTFRFYAGAVDKLAGEAPPVGPDGFNFTLHEPLGVTAHITPWNYPFANACRSVPPALAAGCTAVVKPASQTSVTTLMLGEICREAGLPAGVVNVVTGSGGEAGAALARHPLVRGIAFTGSIDTGRRIMGYAAEGIRPVVLELGGKNPQIVFADCDTEKAIAQTMRGAFTNAGQVCTSVSRVLVERSLHDAYVEALAEKTAALTVAPGLDNPDLGPLVSAGHLEQTAGFVGAGEREGARLLTGGRRPEGLDRGYFIRPALFDRVDPASTLAREEIFGPVLAVIPFDTEAEAVAIANGLEFGLTSGVFTRDIDRAMRVARDLKAGMVWVNEWFQSPVQVPHGGVKMSGIGREQGMVALANYTQVKDIAIRIGA